The Nyctibius grandis isolate bNycGra1 chromosome 20, bNycGra1.pri, whole genome shotgun sequence DNA window ACTCCAACCCTTCGCTTGGTGGGCCTCACCATGGTTGTGTTTGTACCTCATTGCCAGGGCAAGGTGTGCAGGAGacgctggggtttttttagcttttgCTGGCCCAGGGCATTTCAAGCACAAAATTTTACTCCAGAAATTGCGCATGTGTCTTGGGTTGTGGGTTTAGGTGAAGGAGGGGTGGAAAGTGGCCTTGTCTGTGGCCCTGGAAAGGCTGGAGAGGGTGAGCACTAACTGCAGGAGAGAAACATTCCTCCCAGTAGAATGAAACCAGAGACATTGATGCACACCACATACCTGAGAGGTGGTGAAAGGGAAACATCCAGGCCTTGGGGTTAGGCTAGGTCTTTCCTGGGAGATAACCCACCCAGAAGAGTGCCCCACATCACCTCCTGGGGTGCACCTTATGGCAAAAATCCAACTGTGTTTTCTAAGAAGTTGAATTTAACATGGCCTGCAGTGTTACCTAAGAATAACGCTCTGTTCTCAGCAtgtgtatttgaaaatatacatGCTAAGGGGTTGTCAATGTCAATGACCAACTGGAGTCCAATGTCATGacctctatgtcaatgaccaactggagtgcatggagctctgcctgggcatGGACGAGGAGCGAACCGAGAGCTTATGGGTCGGtattaaagggagggcagggacagcagACATTATGGTATCTGCTACAAGCCACCCGGCCAGGAAGACCGAGCGGTTGAGGCCCTCTACAGGCAGATAGGAGTAGCTTCatgttcacaagccctggtcctcatgggggacttcaaccaccacgatatctgttggagggacaacacagcagggcataaacaatccaggaggttcctggaatatGTTGATGGTAACTTCCTTcttggctaagttgaaaaaagaatattcgCGCAGTCCGAAGGAGTCTGAaacagagtatgtgtggagagtgtcgttaactGGCGGAGACCAGATtatgttgagtgaaagagaagctgagggatattggggacctggagtgtttttgactactcGTGATTgtagagccccttggtctctcacccagcctattgggctggaggtttaaaTCCCTTGGAAAtgggagatcctcttgcgcttacaggctcggtggatgagcttgtggagaatgtgcaaaaggtggcttgtttgcagatgatgtgtGATCAGGAATTGAAatttaggcaggaatccccaatgatgataccagtagatcctgagaggatgactcccctgattagaggtttgcctgattcattgaaacccttaggaattcaattacaaggcactatcagaaatacccctcagagtgcacgggtgacagctgctttaaccggAGCTGTAACCCCAGATTGCTATACCATgggacaaaaagtgtggacaTGGGGGGAGGTCGCCCAGGAATTAATTAACTGTGGGTGGAAATATGTCTGAGTTAATACCTTGTCGGCGAGATCGGAATCAAAGGGCTTGCGGCGTACTGAGATAAAAtcccctggcagcagcacaaggTTCCCTCCCCCTAGATCTCCTGGTGGGAGAAACATACCAAATAGGCGAAACACCTCATGGTCTCTGGGGTGGCAGAAAGGTGTCCCTAGAGACCTCATGGACGGGTTACCCAcagacaggctggaggaatTGGTCTTGGGGTGGCCCGAAAAGCTGGTAACCAAAGCAGGCTATAACTGCATCTTATGTAAAgagttatttgaaagaaaaaaggatctTTGTAACCATTGGCAGAATCATCATAATTGTGAAGACCCTTCCGCTTTGTGGACAATTTTTAGTTTGTcatcaaaacaaggaattattgAACTTTCTAGTAATGGTTCTAGTAATGGTCTAGTAAGGGGGAATGGTtataaactgacagaggggagatttagatgagatatgaggaagaaattctttgctgtgagggtggtgagacactggcccaggttgcccagagaagatgtggctgccccctccctggcagtgttcaaggccaggctggatggggcttggagcaacctggtctagtggaaggtgtccctacctgtggAATTGttgttggaactggatgatctttaaggtcccttccaacccaaaccattctgtgattctatgattctatgaaaaatatcTACACATCTATCTATCTACCTACCTACCTATCTATTCTTTCTATGCATCTATTTATCCATCTACCTATCCCTCTACCTACCTATTTATTCTTTCtatcatccatccatccctccctccctttacCTACTTATCTATTCTGTCTATCCATCTATctatttgtctgtctgtctgtctaccTATTCACCCATTCATCCATCCTTCAATACCTCCAAGACATGTGTGATGCTCACCTGTGAAGTCTAAGTTTAAGATGCATGGGAAGAACACTATGAACAACAGGCAGggtttgaaaacagaatttcatgGGGCTCAGGTCAAGAGACCCCTCCGCAAAGCACTGATGATTTTGGTGAGAACTTCCCAAACTGCCTGCCCATTCCTCCCAGACTGCACACCGGCTGCCCATGCAGAGATGGGACAAGAGGTGGGAAGATATGGTCTGAGCTCATGCTGTAGGTAAATAGCCCAGAAATGTCCTGTGTGACCCGTGTCCCATGTAAGCACGGGGACAAAAATGGCTTTGCTGATGTAGCAAGCAGCACAGAGGCACTGGGTTTCGTGGGGGATGGATGGTAGGGGTGTTGCCAGCCTCGCCCTGCCATCTTGCTCCACTGTCCCATCTCCTTGGGACCCTTCAGCCCCAGGAACAGGGTGCGCTGTGGGAGGGACAGGTGTGGGGTCAGAGCAAGGGTCCATCAGTTCGGACCCTCTGCTTGAGCCTCCTGTGTGAAGGCCACAGCAGCCaagctggtggtggtggtgaaaaGATGGAGGTATACTCCCCATTCGAGGTGTTTCCCAGGGAAGAAGTGTTTGCCCCAGGTACATTCCCATGTGGTCTGTCTGGTCTCCATCTGATTGAAAAGCAAAGGTACAGGATGAAATTTCAATCTTGCAGGATCTGTGAGCTGAGCTGCCCCTGTGTCTTATGGGATGTTGCTTTCATGGGCTGCTCCTGTGAAAGTAAAGGTTCATTTTACAAGCACCATACTCTGCTccccctttcttccctctccttcttcccctgccAACGGTGATGGATGGATTCACTGTGAGGGAAACCAAATTGCACGTGACCACAACCAGCCAAGGAGTTACTGGCCCTGGACAGGGTGCTCTGCAGAGCTTCATCATGTGTGACCATGCCACTGCAAGGATGTGGTCGTCACCAGGGAGGGAAGAGCAAAGCTGCCTGTGCTGGCATGAtgcaggttggaagagccctgcctgccccttgCAATGTCCCAGAGGGCTGGATGTGAGAGGGGTGCATGGGAAGGGGCTCGTAATGTCCAGAGCTGGAGTCCCCTAAGTCCTGCATGACTGCCCTGCAGCACAACCTCGGTGATGCCCACCAAGGGAAGAGTCAGATTTGGCTTCAGCATGGGAGTTTATTACTTAAATAGTTTCgaaaaacaagggaaagaaatagtACTGCACACCAGGAAGAAGCTTGGAAGGTAAAACACCAGGGCACTCTGtagtcacagaaggcagagagaaatcACAAGACACTGTTAGCTCACTAAACCAGTGTGAAATAGGGTGACAGGAGATGTTTCtagggaggagagagcagcGTGACAATCCTGGTACAAAAGCCAGTCATCCACAGGATGTGGGAACAGGCAGCTCCTCCATCCCGGGGCAGCACACAGACCGTTCATGGATTTTGCTCCATCAGAGCGACCATCTGCCTGTACATGCGCTGAGGGGCGTCCAGGCCCCAGATGTGATCCCAGTGGTTCCAGTCAGGGAAGTGCTCATGATAAACAAGGTTGGTGATGCGGGGGAGCAAGCGCTCGGTTTCTGAGGTAGCGGTAACCCAGTCCTCCCCACCACTCCACAGGGCGGTCGGCACCGTCATGGCTTCTATGTTGTAAAAGGGCGGCGAAGTCTGGGAGGGAAAATCATCAGGTTATTCAAATGAAGGGGAAATAGAAAGGTATCAGCTGGATTTTAGCCATCAGAGCTGCTGAGAGTCCCAGTTATTCATCTCCTGGAATATACATTTAGGAAACGCGAACAAATGTGATGTGGGGCAAATGTGTCCTGCAAGATCCTCATGGGACTTGTCCCACTAGGGGCAGACAAAAACCCGAAAGGTTGGATTGGCACCAGCTGGCCAAAATGGGACCAAATGGTTGAGTGTTCATGGAGGTCCCAGCCACGGAAGGAATTACAAGACACATGGTTACATGATGCACAGGCTACCTTCATCCCAGTCTCGGCCAACCTCATCCTCTTCTCCTCTTAGCAGAACCGAGTCATGCCTTCATCCTCACAAGCAAGGAGCACCCCTTGCTTACCTGGTTGTACTTCTCCTTGTTCTTCTCCCCATAGTCAAACTGCTTGAACTCCCCAGTTTTGGCAGTCTGAAAGGCAGAGGCAAAGGGTTAACCCTGTACAGGTAATCCCTTAGATCAGTCCCACCATGGGGAAagtgcagctgcagcatctctGCCCCAGCACAACCCTGATGTCTGGGCTGGTGTTTGCCCATCCCTCAGGACCCACAGTGGGGCAGCAAAGCAGTGGGGCAGCCAGCCCAGTTGGGGGTTCGGGCAAAGCAGATGGAGGGTGCTCGGGGTGTAGTCACTTGGGCTGTCTTTGAGCATATCTTGTTTCTACgctggcaggagggagcaggactCATCCACTGTCCTGCAGTACTCTGTGGACAACCTCAGGTGCTTACAATGGACTGACAGAGTGCAAGTCACCTGGTTGGGTGGGGAGTTTCTCTTGGGCATTGTTTGGGTCTTCTGAGAGCTGCCAGCACTGTGCAGCTTTTCCGTCATCCCTGTACTTCCAAATTAAGAGTCTTGCTGGCTTGCTCTTTCTCCAACTGTTTGTGCTGAAATGTCTTAATGTTGGAGGAAGAAGCATGTGGATGTTGGAcaaattcagctgaaaatacTAGCTTTTTCCATCACTCTTAGTTCACTTTGTGATTGGCAATGGACTGTCATGTGCTCTTGCAGCAGTGATCTCAGCTTTTTCCATGTCCGCTTCCTTAGGCCGTTACTGGGGATGATATGTAGGTGTCTACAGATCTGGGGGTTGGCTTAGCAGGGCAGGGGTTGCACCAGGGAACCAGCATGGCTCACGCATCCCCCAGGACTGGGGTTTTGGTGCTCAGGGAGTCCCTTTCAAGGGCAGGTTGTTTACAACAGGCAGAGGTGTCAACTGGTCGAGCAAGCCCATGTGTGGGGTGGAAGATGAGGCTGATGGCAGGACCGATGTGGCCTCCAAGGAAACACAGGGAGAGGGGACACTTCACCAATCCTGCCACCATGTCTATCCACATGGTGAATGGAGCAATGTGGCAGACCATTAACCCAGCCAGCCCAGGAATGACCACTGGGTTATCAGGTGCGACGAACAGGACAATCCCTACCTGGCCCCAGTGGAGGAAGTTCTTAACGGATGTGTAGTCCGGGAAATGCGATAGGTACACGTCTGTTCGGCTCTGCCAGCAAAAGAAAGTCCTACTGCAAACAATACTCAGGCAGGATTTAATACTCATTTGAGGCTAAAGTCAACAACACTTGACTGTCATCCAGCCTgctatttgtttgctttgcctAGGCTGCCCCAAAGCAGGATGCAGTGAACCTTACCCTGGGGAAACCACTGAGGAACAGCTTCCACGTGATCACTGTGCCTTGAGTGCCCACCTGGCCTCCTGCTTTCTCAGTTAGAGACACTAGTACTGCAGGGCACCTCAGTATAATTGGCAGCAGAAATCCCACTTTCATCTTTAGGTCAAATTGATGTCAACAGCAATACAAGGACCCTGCCACATCAGAGGTTGGTGTTGGCATCTAGCCTGGCCTTCCACTAATGTCCACTTCAAGGCAATGCAAGTGAACAACCCAACATGTGCTCATGCCTTTACAAACCTGCGCTGTACATCCAGGCAGGTTGTACAAAGCTAAAACACCACGCTGGAGTCAACAGCATCTCAAAAGGAGTCTTTCATTTTTGATGTTAAGACCTGAGAGCAAGACAACTCTTCATAATGAATTTGTATGAGCTTTTATATTGGATTTCTTACTCATCATTTGTTTGAGCTACCAACAGAAACAATGGGgacccaaaaaacccaccattttAAATCTCTTGACTCATCATTTTCATCCTTGGTGCCCCTGTCCCATGACAGTACCTTTGTTAAGCAACCCAGCCCCTAACGCGACGTGGCACCTACGATGACATTATCATATTTCTTATTTGGTCAGCCACAATCCCAGGGAAACGTGCCTACCGCATTCAAGTTCTTCTTGTCAAATCCACCAACGAGGAAAAGCCCGTATGCGCAGAGCCTGCTGAGCGGCCGGCAGCTGCACGCCCTGGCCAGCGCCGCTCTCTGCTTCCGTCCCAGCAGAGCTCCTTCTTTCGTCCCGAAAATCACCTGCCACAGGGCACAGACACAGCGGGTTGGTCAGTGCCTGGCACTGATGCCACTGGGGTAGCCAGCCTGGCGTCTCAGGAGGATCGGTGGGTTTTCCTGTCCCCTGCAGTGGGGAGAGCCTGGCATACTAAACCCTCCCTCACTGGATGCCTCCCCATCTCCCCACGGATCCCAGCGGCATCGACACAGTGGTGGGGTGGGAGCTCAGGGTGAGGTTTGCCACAGTGGCACAAGACACTCCACTTCCTGATTTCAGCTATCAATTATTAACTGCATAACTAATTAGGACAAGAAAATCATAACACAACTCTTACCTTAATTATTGCATCAGGAAGATAGAGAAGACTTAACACCGGACCTTTACCCGTACGAAAAGTGTAGGCAGGACCCAGCACAAagaacattttgattttctCAGCCAGCTGTGGCATGCTTGAAAATGCTatgaaacctgaaaaaaaaaaaccaaacaccacaaGAGACCATAGAAGTCCTACAAGCAACTGCCATGTGGACCCAAGTGCATGAATTCCCCCCTTGCATCCTAGATCTCCTGTTCAAGAGtctgaacaaaacaaagctgcagCACTCCTGGATGTGAGCACAGCCCAGGATGGCTGAGCAAGATGCAGCAACCCTCTCCCATGCAGAAGGACCATGAAGTCAGGTGGGAACAGCACCCACATGGGCCAatgcagccctgtccccaggagTCTCCAGTTTGGGATAGATGTTGATGCCCCTCCTGTGGCATCCCAGTGCCCTGCTCCCGTCCACCGCCCGCTCCACCTCCTCACTCACCCACAGTGCTTCCCTGAGCGTGCCCAACATAGAACAGTTTCTCCTGCCCAGTTTGCTTTAGGATGAAGCCCACCATGGCGGGGAGGTCGTACACAGCCATCTCGTGGAAGCTGGGGAGCAAGGGGAGAAGCTGTAGGAGATGCCCATCTCCCAGCCTCCCATGGACATCAGGTGGTCAGCGCTGGCATCCTAGCATCCCTGTCCTCGAGCACGTCCTCACCTGAAATCCCAAAACTCCTCTTGGTCGACAGAAAGGTTCAGGTGCCGGCGGGACCAGCTGTTGCCGCGGCTGTTTCCAATCCAGACGTCGTACCCCGCGTCCGCGAGGATGAAACCCAGGCTGCCGCTGGGGAGGTTGGAAACCCAATTGCTACCATCTAAAACCAAGGCATGCTGGAGCAACACAGGTAACCTGGGTCctgtaaatgagaaaaaaacccaaagaagtTGTTTGTTTGATGGGAGTACTTGGGAATGGGAAAGGAGCTGCCTTCACCTCCAGCCATGGGAGTGTGATATTTTCATAACATGAATGGAAAGTCTTCTGCAGGGTAGAAAGTAGCTTCCCGtgcagtttcttctcttttctggtgctttttctcctccaatTTGACTTATTTTTGCCACCCCTAGCCCTGAGCTGTCAGGAAACCTTGACCCAGGGCAGGGGGTTTGCCCTGGCGAAGAGCCATCATGGCCCTCCTTCTCCAGGTGCTGGGACTTGCTGGGTCATGCTGTCCCATCCCAGACACAGTAAAACACAGTGTGGAGCTCCTGCATCCCCAGGGCCAGCTCAAGGCTGCTCTGTCCCCACCAGTGCCCAGAGAAAAGCGTGTTTATCTCCCAGGAGGACCCACATCTCTTCCTGTCCCCTCTCCTCGCAGTGCAAACTCCAGTCACATCcctctttctgaaaagacaatCCTCTTTGCCTAGATGACCCTCATTTTGCCTAGATCCTTGTTTTGACTTCTCTGCTCAGGAGAAGGGGACCTGCCGAGCCTGGCTGTGGGGAGATGAGTGCCCACCTCTGCTTCCAGCCTCCTCTCTGCCACCAGGAATCCGGTTCATGGTAAGGAAGTAGCCATCGTCTGTCAGGACTTGGTGCTCCTCGCTGCGATATCCATGGAAGCGGATTATCTGGCTCTGCAAGGAGAGAAACCAGTGGGGAAAAAGGTGGGTGGGTTTGACTTGGCTACTGGCAGACCTTCTCCCA harbors:
- the LOC137672395 gene encoding lipase member M-like, coding for MWLLLVALCLAQGLGDAVPCIGTSYDNPEQFMNISQIIRFHGYRSEEHQVLTDDGYFLTMNRIPGGREEAGSRGPRLPVLLQHALVLDGSNWVSNLPSGSLGFILADAGYDVWIGNSRGNSWSRRHLNLSVDQEEFWDFSFHEMAVYDLPAMVGFILKQTGQEKLFYVGHAQGSTVGFIAFSSMPQLAEKIKMFFVLGPAYTFRTGKGPVLSLLYLPDAIIKVIFGTKEGALLGRKQRAALARACSCRPLSRLCAYGLFLVGGFDKKNLNASRTDVYLSHFPDYTSVKNFLHWGQTAKTGEFKQFDYGEKNKEKYNQTSPPFYNIEAMTVPTALWSGGEDWVTATSETERLLPRITNLVYHEHFPDWNHWDHIWGLDAPQRMYRQMVALMEQNP